A genomic segment from uncultured Marinifilum sp. encodes:
- a CDS encoding TonB family protein: protein MADSKNKRIGLAGTLFFHIGLIALLYILGFHTPLPLPEEQGILVNFGNSNQGTGRQDPAPSKAQKKIASAPPTSIPEPTPAKTEPAASEVQEKVLTQDTEDAPELPSAKEIAKKKAAEEKARKNKAEKDRLAKIEREKKQQEELKKQREAEAERQRLAEIEKKRKAEAERQAKIDAINNKAKNVFGQGTSSNSSQGVTNSSGNQGAPTGSPNSDNYSGTGLGNKGISYDLQGRNSLSIPKPNYNLQEGGKVVVEITVDKNGKVVNARPGMPGSTTSNSSLFEAAKKAALKAKFNSDGSAPAYQKGSITYHFQLN from the coding sequence ATGGCAGATTCCAAAAACAAGAGAATTGGACTTGCAGGAACACTTTTTTTCCATATAGGATTAATTGCGCTTTTGTATATTCTTGGATTTCATACACCTCTTCCTTTACCCGAAGAACAAGGTATTCTTGTAAATTTTGGGAATTCGAACCAGGGAACTGGAAGACAAGATCCTGCTCCTTCAAAAGCTCAGAAAAAAATTGCTTCTGCACCCCCAACATCTATTCCTGAGCCAACACCTGCAAAAACAGAACCTGCAGCAAGCGAAGTTCAAGAGAAAGTCTTAACTCAAGATACCGAAGATGCTCCGGAACTTCCTTCGGCCAAAGAAATTGCAAAAAAAAAGGCTGCCGAAGAAAAAGCCCGAAAAAATAAAGCAGAAAAAGATCGCTTAGCCAAAATCGAAAGAGAAAAAAAACAACAGGAAGAACTAAAAAAACAAAGAGAAGCTGAAGCCGAAAGACAAAGACTAGCCGAAATTGAAAAAAAACGCAAAGCAGAAGCTGAACGTCAGGCTAAAATAGATGCCATAAATAACAAAGCAAAAAATGTTTTCGGCCAAGGAACTTCATCGAACAGTTCTCAAGGTGTAACAAACTCCTCTGGCAATCAGGGAGCACCCACAGGATCTCCAAATTCCGACAATTACAGTGGAACAGGTTTGGGCAATAAAGGTATTTCTTACGACTTACAAGGACGAAACTCATTATCTATTCCAAAGCCTAATTATAACTTACAAGAAGGGGGAAAAGTAGTTGTTGAAATTACTGTAGATAAAAATGGAAAAGTAGTAAATGCACGTCCGGGAATGCCAGGTTCTACAACCAGCAACTCTAGTTTATTCGAAGCAGCCAAAAAAGCCGCCTTAAAAGCTAAGTTTAATTCTGATGGCAGTGCTCCAGCCTACCAAAAAGGAAGCATCACCTATCATTTTCAGTTGAATTGA
- a CDS encoding biopolymer transporter ExbD, translated as MALKTRNKVNASFSMSSMTDIVFLLLIFFMVTSTLISPNALKLLLPKSSNQTAAKPITTVSIDKNFNFFLETTPVPFSQLENKLQRKLAREEDPTISLHVDKSVPMEQVVKVMNIAKDNKYKLILATRAK; from the coding sequence ATGGCATTAAAAACCAGAAATAAGGTAAATGCAAGTTTCAGTATGTCGTCGATGACCGATATTGTGTTTTTGTTACTGATATTTTTCATGGTAACATCCACATTAATTAGTCCCAACGCCCTAAAACTTTTATTGCCTAAAAGCAGTAACCAAACTGCTGCAAAACCTATAACAACGGTTTCTATCGATAAAAATTTTAATTTCTTTTTGGAAACTACTCCGGTTCCTTTTTCTCAGCTCGAAAATAAATTGCAACGAAAATTAGCCCGAGAAGAAGATCCAACAATTTCTCTTCATGTCGATAAATCGGTTCCTATGGAACAGGTTGTTAAGGTAATGAACATTGCAAAAGACAATAAATACAAACTAATTTTAGCAACAAGAGCTAAGTAA
- a CDS encoding MotA/TolQ/ExbB proton channel family protein, with protein sequence MNYLSIITGIQDIAQNELPIENQGAEATQITLNFVDLAFKGGWIMIPIFALSIIAIYIFGERYFAIRKATKADSNFMNRIKDYIHEGKIDSALALCQSKDTPVSRMISKGIKRIGRPLNDVNAAIENIGNLEVSKLEKNLPTLATVAGAAPMIGFLGTVMGMIQAFYDMSNAGNNIDVALLSNGIYTAMVTTVAGLTVGIIAYFAYNILVAKVEKVVFNMEATTTEFMDLLNEPIK encoded by the coding sequence ATGAACTACCTTTCGATTATTACAGGCATACAAGATATCGCCCAAAATGAATTACCTATTGAAAATCAAGGAGCCGAAGCTACCCAAATCACTTTAAATTTTGTTGATTTAGCATTTAAAGGAGGATGGATCATGATTCCTATCTTCGCACTTTCGATTATCGCAATTTATATTTTTGGAGAAAGATATTTCGCTATCAGAAAAGCAACTAAAGCGGATTCTAATTTTATGAATCGCATAAAAGATTACATTCACGAAGGAAAAATAGATTCAGCATTGGCATTGTGTCAGTCAAAAGACACTCCCGTTTCAAGAATGATATCCAAAGGAATTAAACGCATTGGTCGTCCGTTAAACGATGTAAATGCAGCAATTGAAAATATCGGTAATCTGGAAGTTTCTAAACTGGAAAAAAACCTACCAACTCTTGCTACTGTTGCAGGTGCTGCCCCAATGATTGGTTTCTTGGGAACTGTTATGGGTATGATTCAGGCTTTTTATGACATGTCGAATGCAGGAAATAATATCGATGTTGCTTTACTTTCGAATGGTATTTATACTGCAATGGTTACTACTGTTGCCGGACTTACTGTTGGTATTATAGCTTACTTTGCATACAATATTCTGGTTGCCAAAGTAGAAAAAGTTGTTTTTAATATGGAAGCAACCACAACCGAATTTATGGATTTATTAAACGAACCAATTAAGTAA
- the nhaD gene encoding sodium:proton antiporter NhaD codes for MFVLMVVVFVLGYIAIALEHPLKIDKAASALLIGVLTWTIYVFGGVDILSSGVSRAWNEYVALNPGVDNAKGMLGFITHHEIYHHLAEISTILFFLLGAMTIVEIVDQHQGFKIITDKIKTTNKVKLLWVLSILTFFMSAALDNLTTTIVIVALIRKLIDDQKDRWFFASMVVLAANAGGAWSPIGDVTTIMLWIGGQVTTINIITRVILPSLFTMIVPLIIVSTYLKGNVTRPQLSEGDTKEYTTHKEQLFILCLGVASLLFVPVFKTTTHLPPYLGMLLGLGVMWVVTEIMHKNKDHEFKSRLNVTGVLKKVDVPTVLFFLGILTAVSSMQSAGHLDILASWLDKNVHDIYVINLIIGVLSSVVDNVPLVAAAMGMYPIEGAEAVGYAANFVQDGLFWEFLAYCAGTGGSMLIIGSAAGVAAMGMEKIDFIWYLKKITLLAFIGYLAGAGVYFLQAMLLH; via the coding sequence ATGTTTGTATTAATGGTTGTGGTTTTTGTTCTGGGTTATATAGCAATTGCTCTGGAACATCCACTAAAAATTGACAAAGCAGCTTCGGCGCTTTTAATCGGGGTTTTAACCTGGACAATTTATGTGTTCGGTGGTGTTGACATTCTTTCATCAGGCGTTAGTAGAGCATGGAACGAATATGTTGCACTTAATCCTGGAGTAGATAACGCAAAAGGAATGCTCGGCTTCATTACTCATCATGAAATCTATCATCACCTTGCCGAAATTTCTACTATTCTTTTCTTCCTTTTGGGAGCAATGACTATTGTTGAAATCGTAGATCAGCATCAGGGATTTAAAATCATTACCGACAAAATTAAAACCACCAACAAAGTAAAATTACTTTGGGTACTTAGTATCTTAACTTTCTTTATGTCGGCAGCATTAGATAACCTTACAACTACCATTGTAATTGTTGCCTTAATTCGTAAATTAATTGATGATCAAAAAGATAGATGGTTCTTTGCATCTATGGTTGTATTAGCTGCCAACGCTGGTGGTGCATGGTCTCCAATTGGCGATGTAACAACTATTATGCTATGGATTGGAGGACAGGTAACTACGATTAATATTATTACAAGAGTAATCCTTCCTAGTTTATTTACTATGATTGTTCCTCTTATCATTGTAAGTACTTATCTTAAAGGTAATGTTACACGCCCTCAATTATCCGAAGGAGATACAAAAGAATATACAACACATAAAGAGCAGCTATTTATTCTCTGTTTAGGTGTTGCATCTTTACTTTTTGTTCCGGTATTTAAAACAACTACTCATTTACCTCCTTATTTAGGTATGCTTCTCGGACTTGGTGTTATGTGGGTTGTTACCGAAATTATGCACAAAAATAAAGATCACGAATTTAAAAGCCGCTTAAATGTAACTGGCGTTTTAAAGAAAGTTGATGTTCCTACAGTACTTTTCTTCCTGGGTATTCTTACTGCCGTATCAAGTATGCAATCGGCAGGTCATTTAGATATTCTAGCCTCATGGTTAGATAAAAATGTTCATGACATCTATGTAATTAACCTTATTATTGGTGTATTATCATCGGTTGTTGATAATGTACCATTGGTTGCTGCTGCAATGGGTATGTATCCTATCGAAGGAGCAGAGGCTGTTGGATATGCTGCCAACTTTGTTCAGGATGGTTTATTCTGGGAATTCCTGGCATATTGTGCTGGTACAGGTGGATCGATGTTAATTATTGGTTCGGCTGCCGGTGTTGCTGCTATGGGAATGGAAAAAATTGATTTTATCTGGTACCTAAAGAAAATTACTCTTCTTGCCTTTATCGGATACCTTGCCGGAGCAGGTGTTTACTTCCTTCAGGCAATGTTATTGCATTAA
- a CDS encoding translocation/assembly module TamB domain-containing protein has translation MYLLFLSSTVQTYLSRNLADYISKQTHSPITIEGVNISPFKSIILKGLYVEDYQKDTLIYIDNLKVQIDSFNFSKKQLHINKLTLDKSLFKLYEDAERVLNLDIFLDSLSSNSSTSSEDSLQKSWNINVANIDLKNTKFAYKTIAAVPQKFGMNYDDIYVTNINLQARDIKLINDSLDFQIKHLSCLEKSGFELKDFVAHSWITNKQWGLSNVIISSEKSKLNAEYLYFNYIPNKGYWAKFTKKMKLDFQIRSSRVSFLDLAYFNEDLLGFKESGYVSGKIYGTIFDLRGKNINIAYGDNTTLKGRFYMNGLPKIKDSYLEADFKELTTSISDIEKVYIPGYSKEHFKLPEYFNNLGLIQYKGKFNGFVNDFVFYGNFNTKLGNLKTDILFKPNHKNGKLDFTGDLTTQEFNLGGFVGSSKFGDVSLDLSVKGFTSAETTQGTMKGNISNLDFYDYEYENLSLNGFFSESQFDGQISIQDPNIGFDFSGKVDFSHETPTMRFSSNINKAKLFPLNLNTKDHKAELSMAINANFTGNGLDNANGIIEISNTNYKNSLGEFQLNKFTINSFTSSNFKRILLKSDIADAKVEGNYEVSKLVSSIANLTYHYLPAYAPNKEYLKTDSTNNFKFSMNLKNTDSITSIIYPNLSLAHNTNISGEIIAINHMLDMHFNSPKLIFDGKSFDELKIDLTTSNEELILKGRTNKFLFSENFGLYNLSQKITAGNNTVKLDVLWNNWDKVTYSGFLSAIGRVKKSTKTNNSIWKVDLLPSTIIMADSVWSIPKSKFVIDSTSYQIDNFKIARENHFFGLDGKISSNPNDSINFRIQDISLKNLNDLTRNKNIGIDGTVKGYVQISDFYGDRLSNSDLMIKNLVLNKDTLGNLFLLSDWDKQEKRLSFSSFTDYNSQKELEVLGTYTPDQDSLNMDIKIDQLRMELLNPYLQENISDIKGNTTGNLHIQGKTDNLKSDGKLIFKDTEFTVNQLRTRYKCSDSISITPSELRFNEFQIKDEKNNTATIFGAITHQNFNNFNLDMQINTLNFNVLDTKITDNELFYGEAYMTGITALYGPLNDLEIDITAKTEKNTRINIPLNNSGDIQESNFITFVNTNRIKESIEEDYKIDLSGIKLNCDLEITPQTDIQIIFDSKIGDVLKAKGSGNLKLGIDTKGEFKIFGDYTIQKGSYLFTLQNVINKKFDLANGGNIKWTGDPYDAKVDINAVYNVKTTLYDLLLNTPYVDNSSKIPIECNMNLSQRLENPNIKFSINFPTLDQQTQSILSGLFSTEDEMNKQILSLLVLNRFYTPEYLRSTDPDFENKNSSYAVGVTTSELLSNQLSNWLSQISNDFDIGVSYRPGDNLTSDEIQLALSTQIFDDKVTINGNVGTSNSQERDNDIVGDVDVNIKLDKKGKLQLKAFTRSNEYLVYEESRNTQGVGIFYKEDFNTFSDLFKKYISFLKGNNKEEKK, from the coding sequence ATGTATCTGCTATTTTTAAGTAGTACTGTTCAAACTTATTTAAGCCGCAATTTAGCCGACTATATATCTAAGCAAACCCACAGTCCTATTACAATTGAGGGAGTTAATATTTCTCCTTTTAAAAGTATTATTCTTAAAGGTTTGTATGTGGAAGATTATCAAAAAGACACTTTAATTTATATTGATAATTTAAAAGTACAGATCGATTCGTTTAATTTTAGTAAAAAACAACTTCATATTAATAAACTTACGCTTGACAAAAGTTTATTTAAATTATATGAAGATGCCGAAAGAGTTTTAAATCTTGATATTTTTCTAGATTCCCTTTCAAGCAATTCTTCAACAAGTTCCGAAGATTCTCTTCAAAAATCATGGAATATAAATGTCGCTAATATCGACCTTAAAAATACAAAGTTTGCATATAAAACTATTGCTGCAGTTCCTCAAAAATTTGGAATGAACTACGACGATATATACGTAACAAACATAAACTTACAGGCTCGTGATATTAAACTTATTAACGACTCTTTAGACTTTCAAATAAAACATCTTAGCTGTCTGGAAAAATCTGGTTTCGAGTTAAAAGACTTTGTTGCTCATTCTTGGATAACCAATAAACAATGGGGATTAAGTAATGTAATTATCTCATCCGAGAAAAGTAAACTTAACGCTGAATATCTATATTTTAACTATATTCCTAATAAGGGATATTGGGCAAAATTCACTAAAAAAATGAAACTGGACTTTCAAATTCGCTCCTCGCGAGTTAGTTTTCTTGATCTGGCTTATTTTAATGAAGATTTGTTAGGTTTTAAAGAAAGCGGCTATGTTTCAGGAAAAATATATGGTACTATTTTCGATTTAAGAGGTAAAAATATTAATATCGCTTACGGCGATAATACTACACTTAAAGGACGTTTTTACATGAATGGCTTGCCAAAAATTAAAGATTCCTACCTCGAAGCCGACTTTAAAGAACTTACAACCAGTATTTCGGATATTGAAAAAGTATACATTCCAGGCTACTCTAAAGAGCATTTTAAACTTCCCGAATATTTTAATAACCTAGGCTTAATACAGTACAAAGGTAAATTTAACGGATTTGTTAACGATTTCGTTTTTTACGGTAATTTCAATACTAAACTTGGCAATTTAAAAACAGATATTCTTTTTAAACCCAATCATAAAAATGGTAAACTTGATTTCACTGGTGATTTAACTACTCAGGAATTTAATTTAGGAGGCTTTGTGGGGAGCAGTAAATTTGGTGATGTTTCTTTAGATTTGTCGGTTAAAGGTTTCACATCTGCAGAAACAACTCAAGGAACAATGAAAGGAAACATTTCTAATCTTGATTTTTATGATTATGAATATGAAAACCTTTCACTAAATGGTTTCTTTTCCGAATCTCAGTTCGATGGACAAATATCTATTCAGGACCCGAACATTGGCTTTGATTTTTCTGGTAAGGTAGATTTCTCGCACGAAACACCAACAATGAGATTTAGCTCTAATATAAACAAGGCCAAGTTATTCCCACTAAACTTAAATACCAAAGATCACAAAGCAGAATTAAGTATGGCTATAAATGCTAACTTTACAGGTAATGGATTAGATAATGCCAACGGTATTATTGAAATAAGTAATACTAATTATAAAAATAGCCTGGGAGAATTTCAGCTTAATAAGTTCACCATAAACTCATTTACTTCTTCCAATTTTAAAAGAATTCTTCTAAAATCGGATATCGCAGATGCTAAAGTTGAAGGTAATTACGAGGTAAGCAAACTTGTTTCGTCTATTGCAAATCTTACCTACCATTATTTACCTGCCTACGCTCCCAATAAAGAATACTTAAAAACCGACAGTACAAATAATTTTAAATTCTCAATGAATTTAAAAAATACCGATTCTATTACTTCTATTATTTACCCAAATTTAAGTTTAGCTCATAACACCAATATTTCAGGCGAAATTATAGCCATAAACCATATGTTGGATATGCACTTTAATTCCCCAAAACTAATTTTTGATGGTAAATCATTCGATGAATTAAAAATAGATTTAACAACATCTAATGAAGAACTAATTCTTAAAGGCAGAACAAACAAATTCCTTTTTTCTGAAAATTTTGGACTATACAACTTGTCCCAAAAAATTACAGCTGGAAACAACACCGTTAAACTGGATGTTTTATGGAACAATTGGGATAAAGTTACCTATAGCGGCTTTCTTTCTGCAATAGGAAGAGTAAAAAAATCAACAAAAACCAACAACTCGATTTGGAAAGTTGACCTGCTTCCAAGTACAATAATAATGGCCGATAGTGTTTGGAGTATACCGAAATCTAAATTTGTAATTGATAGTACAAGTTACCAGATTGATAATTTTAAAATAGCAAGAGAAAATCATTTCTTTGGTTTAGATGGCAAAATATCCAGCAACCCTAACGACAGTATAAACTTTAGAATTCAGGATATTAGTTTAAAAAACCTAAATGATTTAACCCGAAATAAAAATATTGGTATCGATGGAACTGTTAAAGGCTATGTTCAGATATCCGATTTTTATGGCGACAGATTATCCAACTCTGACCTAATGATTAAAAATCTGGTTCTAAACAAGGATACTTTGGGAAACCTTTTCCTATTAAGCGATTGGGACAAACAGGAAAAGCGGCTCTCCTTTTCATCATTTACAGATTATAACTCCCAAAAAGAATTAGAAGTATTGGGAACATATACCCCCGATCAGGATTCCTTAAACATGGACATTAAAATAGACCAGCTAAGAATGGAGCTTTTAAATCCTTATCTACAGGAAAACATATCTGATATAAAAGGAAATACTACAGGAAACCTTCATATTCAAGGCAAAACCGATAATCTTAAATCGGATGGAAAGCTAATATTCAAGGATACTGAATTTACTGTTAACCAACTACGAACCAGATATAAATGTAGCGATAGCATAAGTATTACTCCTTCGGAGTTAAGGTTTAATGAATTCCAAATTAAAGATGAGAAAAATAACACCGCAACTATTTTCGGAGCAATTACACACCAAAACTTTAATAACTTCAACTTAGATATGCAAATTAACACCCTAAACTTTAATGTATTAGATACTAAAATAACCGACAATGAATTATTTTATGGTGAAGCCTACATGACAGGAATAACTGCCTTATATGGCCCACTAAATGATCTTGAAATTGATATTACAGCTAAAACCGAGAAAAATACAAGAATTAATATCCCTTTAAATAACAGCGGAGATATTCAGGAAAGTAACTTTATCACTTTTGTAAATACCAACAGAATAAAGGAGTCTATAGAGGAAGATTACAAAATCGATTTATCAGGAATTAAATTAAATTGCGACCTGGAAATTACACCACAAACTGATATTCAGATTATTTTCGACTCTAAAATTGGCGATGTTCTAAAAGCCAAAGGAAGTGGAAATCTAAAATTAGGAATTGACACAAAAGGAGAATTTAAAATATTTGGAGACTACACCATACAAAAAGGAAGTTATCTATTTACTCTGCAAAATGTTATCAACAAAAAATTCGACCTTGCAAATGGAGGTAATATTAAATGGACAGGCGATCCTTATGATGCAAAGGTAGATATTAATGCAGTTTACAATGTAAAAACTACCTTATACGACTTGTTATTAAATACTCCTTACGTCGATAATTCCAGTAAAATTCCGATTGAATGTAATATGAATTTAAGCCAAAGATTAGAAAATCCAAACATTAAATTTAGTATCAATTTTCCTACTCTCGATCAGCAAACTCAAAGCATTCTGTCTGGACTGTTCTCTACCGAAGATGAAATGAATAAGCAAATTCTGTCTCTGTTGGTTTTAAATCGATTTTATACTCCTGAATATCTAAGGTCAACTGATCCTGATTTTGAAAATAAAAATTCCAGTTATGCCGTTGGAGTTACCACTAGCGAGCTGCTATCAAACCAATTATCGAACTGGTTAAGTCAAATTAGTAACGATTTTGATATTGGTGTTAGTTACCGTCCTGGGGATAATTTAACAAGCGACGAAATTCAACTGGCACTATCAACTCAAATTTTTGATGATAAAGTTACAATCAATGGAAATGTTGGAACAAGTAACAGTCAGGAAAGAGATAATGATATTGTTGGCGATGTTGATGTAAACATTAAACTGGATAAAAAAGGGAAGCTACAACTTAAAGCCTTTACCCGATCCAACGAATATTTAGTCTACGAAGAATCGAGAAATACACAAGGTGTAGGTATCTTTTATAAAGAAGATTTTAATACTTTTTCGGATCTTTTTAAAAAATACATATCCTTCTTAAAAGGAAATAATAAAGAAGAAAAAAAATAA